A portion of the Candidatus Schekmanbacteria bacterium genome contains these proteins:
- the dnaJ gene encoding molecular chaperone DnaJ — translation MVKNDYYQILGVKKEASQEEIKKTYRKLAMQYHPDRNPENKEAEEKFKEAAEAYEVLNDPEKRRTYDMYGHEGLKGAGFQGFSDAGDIFSNLGDIFGDFFGFSASGSRSRTGPQRGSDLRYDIQISLHEAAFGLEKEIEIERAETCHTCDGTGAKPGTKPARCPTCNGRGQVSRSQGFFSISTTCPHCRGQGVIIQNPCQKCSGRGKVEDKKKLSVKIPAGVDTGSKLRLRGEGEAGERGGPAGDLYVVIFVQEDELFKRYENDLYCRVGISFPQAVLGGEINAPTLEGTTSVKVPKGTQNGDRITLRGKGMPVIRGMGKGDQIIELFVKIPTSISKREEELIRELSQFENSKETKQKKGFIDRLKEFK, via the coding sequence TTGGTTAAAAATGATTATTACCAGATACTTGGCGTAAAAAAAGAGGCCTCCCAGGAGGAGATAAAGAAAACGTACCGGAAACTTGCAATGCAATATCATCCGGACAGAAATCCGGAGAACAAAGAGGCAGAAGAAAAATTCAAGGAAGCAGCAGAAGCATATGAAGTTCTGAATGACCCGGAAAAAAGGCGTACCTATGATATGTACGGACATGAAGGCTTAAAAGGTGCCGGCTTTCAGGGGTTTTCAGATGCTGGTGATATTTTTTCAAACTTAGGCGATATATTCGGCGATTTCTTTGGTTTTTCAGCATCAGGTTCGAGAAGTCGTACAGGCCCTCAGAGAGGATCTGATCTTAGATATGATATTCAGATTTCGCTGCATGAAGCAGCTTTTGGGTTAGAAAAAGAAATAGAAATAGAAAGAGCTGAGACATGCCATACTTGCGATGGGACAGGAGCCAAACCCGGTACTAAACCGGCAAGATGCCCTACATGCAACGGAAGAGGGCAGGTAAGCCGTTCGCAGGGTTTTTTCAGCATAAGCACTACATGTCCGCACTGCCGGGGACAGGGAGTGATTATACAAAATCCCTGCCAAAAATGCTCGGGCAGAGGAAAGGTTGAGGACAAAAAGAAACTTTCCGTAAAAATACCTGCTGGTGTCGATACCGGATCTAAGCTTAGACTGCGAGGGGAAGGAGAAGCAGGAGAGCGCGGAGGACCGGCCGGAGATCTTTATGTGGTTATTTTTGTTCAGGAAGATGAATTGTTTAAACGTTATGAAAATGATCTTTATTGCAGGGTAGGGATTTCATTTCCGCAGGCAGTGCTGGGGGGGGAAATAAATGCCCCTACTCTCGAAGGTACAACTTCTGTTAAAGTGCCAAAGGGGACGCAGAATGGCGACAGGATAACTCTCCGTGGTAAAGGGATGCCTGTAATAAGAGGAATGGGTAAAGGGGATCAGATTATTGAATTATTCGTTAAAATTCCCACCAGCATTTCAAAAAGGGAAGAGGAACTTATAAGGGAACTTTCTCAGTTTGAAAATAGCAAAGAGACAAAACAGAAAAAAGGATTTATTGACAGACTGAAAGAGTTCAAGTGA
- a CDS encoding DUF1844 domain-containing protein has protein sequence MGKDDREEEQESQFKVKDKRAAFMDEKEIKKEEASKKRDAERKKDSGTIAEKDNSEPEPSLPEVSFSMHIITLYEQGSFYLGYSRNPEIQNPQVNLPVAKMMIDTMDMLKAKTQGNLIEQEAQLLEEAAADLKMKYVAKLKEGL, from the coding sequence ATGGGAAAGGATGACAGAGAAGAGGAGCAGGAGAGTCAATTTAAGGTAAAGGACAAGCGCGCCGCTTTCATGGATGAAAAGGAAATAAAGAAGGAAGAGGCCAGCAAGAAAAGGGATGCAGAGAGAAAAAAAGATAGTGGAACTATTGCAGAAAAAGATAATAGTGAGCCTGAACCATCATTGCCCGAAGTAAGTTTTTCCATGCATATAATTACCCTGTACGAGCAGGGGAGCTTTTATTTAGGATACAGCCGTAACCCGGAAATACAAAATCCGCAAGTCAATCTCCCGGTAGCTAAGATGATGATTGATACTATGGACATGTTAAAGGCTAAAACCCAGGGGAATCTCATTGAACAGGAGGCTCAGTTGCTTGAAGAAGCTGCTGCCGACCTGAAGATGAAATATGTTGCCAAGCTCAAAGAGGGCTTGTAA
- the grpE gene encoding nucleotide exchange factor GrpE: MNKRIEISVDEEDSNECEKENIETGDKSADDLKARIAECEKKSEQYLDMLQRMRAEFDNYKKRTEKEKRTFFEEGKIQMLIPMLGVVDNMSKALYHLSGTEDTGSSMKEGLDLIYKQVLDFLAKEGIKKIETVGKQFDPEMHEAVATEKNENVEDGTVIEELQAGYMLNSRLLRPSKVIVSVHV, encoded by the coding sequence ATGAATAAGAGAATTGAAATATCAGTTGATGAAGAAGACTCTAATGAATGTGAAAAAGAAAATATTGAGACCGGTGATAAATCAGCTGATGATTTAAAAGCTCGTATTGCTGAATGCGAAAAAAAATCGGAACAGTACCTTGATATGCTTCAAAGAATGCGTGCTGAATTTGATAACTATAAAAAAAGGACTGAAAAGGAAAAAAGGACTTTTTTTGAAGAAGGTAAAATACAGATGCTTATACCAATGCTTGGGGTTGTTGACAACATGAGCAAGGCGCTATATCACCTTAGCGGGACAGAGGATACCGGAAGTTCAATGAAAGAAGGTCTGGATTTAATCTATAAACAGGTGCTTGATTTCCTCGCAAAAGAAGGTATTAAGAAGATCGAGACAGTAGGAAAACAGTTTGATCCTGAGATGCATGAAGCGGTTGCTACAGAGAAGAATGAAAATGTTGAAGATGGAACTGTTATCGAGGAACTACAGGCGGGATATATGCTAAACAGCAGGTTGTTGAGACCATCTAAGGTCATAGTTTCCGTTCATGTTTGA
- a CDS encoding nucleotide exchange factor GrpE, translating into MESRKNKVDEADEIKVKVVDKRSSTSDETDKTQSTESAFPKLPTYVESLQKELDENKQKMIELSQLVRKSQKENEDFRLRLTKDIERRVLNGKIKFLEDMLELLDNLERGLNIAKEKKDFDSFFDGIEMVKKQFQQKLKNSGVMEIESIGEDFDPKYHDAISTANVDKEEIDGKVIEEAQKGYILEDQVLRPSKVIVGKFEKQK; encoded by the coding sequence GTGGAAAGCAGAAAAAATAAAGTTGATGAAGCTGATGAAATAAAGGTCAAAGTTGTTGATAAAAGGTCGTCAACTTCGGATGAGACTGATAAAACTCAGAGTACTGAATCCGCATTTCCAAAACTTCCCACATATGTTGAAAGCCTTCAAAAAGAGCTTGACGAAAACAAACAGAAGATGATTGAACTTTCACAACTTGTGCGAAAGTCTCAGAAAGAAAATGAAGATTTCAGGCTCAGGCTTACAAAGGATATTGAAAGAAGAGTTTTAAATGGTAAAATAAAATTTTTAGAAGATATGCTTGAGCTTTTAGACAACCTGGAACGCGGTCTTAATATAGCAAAAGAGAAAAAAGATTTTGATTCGTTTTTTGATGGAATTGAAATGGTAAAAAAACAGTTCCAGCAAAAACTAAAAAACAGCGGAGTAATGGAGATTGAAAGCATTGGAGAGGATTTTGATCCAAAATATCATGATGCAATAAGTACTGCCAATGTTGATAAAGAGGAAATTGACGGAAAAGTAATAGAAGAGGCTCAGAAAGGGTATATCCTGGAAGATCAGGTTTTACGCCCGTCAAAGGTTATTGTGGGGAAATTTGAGAAACAGAAATAG
- a CDS encoding DUF4340 domain-containing protein translates to MKTIYKIVLLLAVLAVFYFFYDFDKSRKAEKENIEKEDKVIFNYNPDDISALRMNTGKDEFYAEKDRNGQWLLKKPFEDRADEQTISGILDKVLEIEATKKINPEGGDLSVYGLKTPSSGFVFYNSDLKPVVSVEIGEQSVVTDVVYVRINNEEDIFMVSPAIKRAIMHSAYEMRAKHLLQIPGDEISRIEITVGGKENYSLKKYKDLWEIVSPVKCKADDKNIYEYMSLLNNAVIKQFVLEKATKEDLKKYGLDVPEIKLAFYNNGGKVFEASLSKEKIGSGMYAVSNMRDGIFFIEENFIQKLPLKLINLRPLKIMPFGTADIEAMQLKNKRGEIFFKKDPSGIWTGSVSGKSMNVDILKVKVLENIVTNVSAKKFVEGPVSDLALYGFNNPQAEVTLFGVQEKKLGRFIIGKHDTEGLLVYCKNGDSSDVALIDSILLRDYLGREPEFYFLANN, encoded by the coding sequence ATGAAGACGATTTATAAAATAGTCCTGCTTTTAGCCGTCTTGGCTGTATTTTATTTTTTTTATGATTTTGATAAGAGCCGGAAGGCTGAAAAGGAGAATATTGAGAAAGAGGATAAGGTAATATTTAATTATAATCCTGATGATATTTCTGCTTTAAGGATGAATACCGGTAAAGATGAGTTCTATGCAGAAAAGGATAGGAATGGCCAGTGGTTGCTGAAGAAGCCTTTTGAAGATAGAGCTGACGAACAAACAATATCCGGCATACTGGATAAAGTTTTAGAGATAGAAGCGACAAAAAAGATTAACCCTGAAGGGGGAGACCTTTCTGTATACGGCCTTAAGACACCTTCATCAGGGTTTGTTTTTTACAATAGCGATTTGAAACCTGTTGTATCTGTAGAGATCGGAGAACAGAGTGTTGTAACGGATGTTGTTTATGTAAGAATTAACAATGAAGAAGATATATTCATGGTGTCGCCGGCTATTAAAAGGGCTATTATGCACTCAGCGTATGAGATGCGTGCGAAACACCTCCTGCAAATACCAGGAGATGAAATTTCCAGGATAGAAATAACAGTTGGAGGAAAAGAGAACTATTCCCTGAAGAAGTATAAAGATTTGTGGGAAATAGTATCTCCTGTCAAATGCAAAGCTGATGATAAGAATATCTATGAATACATGAGTTTGCTGAACAATGCGGTCATAAAACAATTTGTTCTTGAAAAAGCTACGAAAGAGGATTTGAAAAAATATGGACTGGACGTTCCTGAAATTAAGCTTGCTTTTTATAATAATGGGGGAAAGGTATTTGAGGCTTCGTTAAGCAAAGAAAAAATTGGTTCAGGTATGTATGCAGTATCTAATATGCGTGACGGTATATTTTTTATAGAAGAAAATTTTATTCAAAAGCTTCCATTGAAGCTGATTAATCTGCGTCCTCTCAAGATTATGCCTTTCGGCACTGCTGATATTGAAGCAATGCAGTTAAAAAATAAAAGAGGGGAAATTTTCTTCAAAAAAGATCCGAGTGGAATATGGACGGGATCTGTTTCAGGAAAAAGTATGAACGTGGATATCCTCAAGGTAAAAGTGCTCGAAAATATAGTCACAAATGTATCTGCGAAGAAATTCGTTGAAGGACCAGTATCAGACCTTGCTCTCTATGGTTTCAATAATCCTCAGGCAGAGGTTACGCTTTTTGGAGTACAGGAAAAGAAACTTGGACGGTTCATTATAGGAAAACATGATACGGAAGGGTTGCTGGTTTATTGTAAAAATGGAGATTCAAGCGATGTGGCGCTGATTGACAGTATTCTCCTTCGGGATTACCTCGGCAGAGAACCGGAGTTTTATTTTTTAGCAAACAATTAA
- a CDS encoding GldG family protein, which produces MFKGKISILFYLSIAVIIASQVWERFFVLNFFYRDLAVFAGLIGFAVWAAINISLIRKGEGFKKFKRGTGSIISIILVGAILVVLNFLSFNNGFRIDVTRSGEHSLSDETKKILTGLNKSVIITGFFQEGAESKNGFQALLKEYSYCSKMITFRLIDPDKQPAEAKRYGISQYNTIVVESAGVETKINNITEESFTNAIVKVTRQLDKSIYFVTGHGEKNINSSDSTRDGYSIVKNSLVKTNYKVEPFSLYSSDKVPDNCTILVIAGPTMDYTQQEVDMIKKFLGTGGKLLIMIDPFYSGRVLQLAENIGLIFKNDVIADENAARIIGGDVFTSAVNRYGKHPATAGFQPLTFFPLARSVDFSQPAESGRKEGGAENRFEGLLYTSSSSWIEEGGSLRPSFDPSKDKKGPACIGGVFYGTMTGKDYGYSVIAIGDSDFASNAYIGLSGNMDLFMNCVNWLADEGELIFIKTKHKEFSSVSITRTEGNIIFIVSVIALPCIILVTGTFIWIRRKKL; this is translated from the coding sequence TTGTTTAAAGGAAAGATAAGCATACTTTTTTATTTGAGTATTGCAGTAATTATTGCATCTCAGGTGTGGGAACGTTTTTTTGTTTTAAATTTTTTCTACAGAGACCTTGCCGTTTTTGCAGGACTTATAGGGTTTGCTGTATGGGCAGCGATTAACATATCGCTCATCAGAAAAGGTGAAGGATTCAAGAAGTTTAAAAGAGGAACAGGCTCAATAATATCCATTATCCTTGTTGGCGCTATTCTGGTAGTTTTGAATTTTTTAAGTTTTAATAATGGGTTCCGTATCGATGTGACCCGCAGTGGTGAACACAGCCTCTCAGACGAGACAAAAAAAATACTTACCGGGCTTAACAAAAGTGTGATTATTACAGGATTCTTCCAGGAAGGAGCAGAATCGAAAAATGGCTTCCAGGCTCTGCTAAAGGAATATTCTTATTGTTCAAAGATGATAACTTTTAGATTGATTGATCCTGATAAACAACCGGCTGAAGCAAAGCGTTATGGCATTTCCCAGTACAACACAATAGTTGTTGAATCTGCCGGGGTTGAAACAAAGATCAACAACATAACAGAGGAATCATTTACCAATGCCATTGTCAAGGTAACGCGACAGCTGGATAAGTCTATTTACTTTGTTACCGGCCATGGAGAGAAAAATATAAACTCCTCTGACAGTACGAGAGATGGATATTCGATCGTAAAGAATAGTCTGGTGAAAACAAACTACAAAGTTGAGCCCTTCAGTCTTTACTCCAGTGATAAGGTTCCTGATAATTGCACGATACTCGTTATAGCCGGACCTACAATGGATTACACTCAACAGGAAGTAGATATGATAAAAAAATTCCTCGGAACTGGCGGAAAACTTTTAATCATGATTGATCCTTTCTATTCAGGGAGAGTTCTCCAGCTTGCAGAGAATATAGGGCTTATATTTAAAAATGATGTCATAGCGGATGAAAATGCAGCCAGAATCATAGGAGGAGATGTTTTTACTTCTGCAGTAAACCGTTATGGCAAACATCCTGCAACTGCCGGATTCCAGCCTTTGACATTCTTCCCGCTTGCAAGGTCTGTTGATTTTTCGCAGCCTGCCGAATCCGGCAGAAAAGAAGGTGGAGCTGAAAACCGCTTTGAAGGATTGCTATATACTTCGTCTTCTAGCTGGATTGAAGAGGGAGGCAGTCTTAGACCGTCTTTTGACCCGTCAAAAGATAAAAAGGGCCCAGCATGTATAGGTGGTGTTTTCTATGGGACCATGACAGGGAAGGATTATGGGTACAGTGTAATAGCCATTGGCGACTCTGATTTTGCTTCCAATGCCTATATAGGCCTTTCAGGGAATATGGATCTTTTCATGAATTGTGTCAACTGGCTTGCTGATGAAGGAGAACTGATCTTTATAAAGACAAAGCATAAGGAATTTTCTTCTGTTAGTATTACGAGGACGGAAGGAAATATAATTTTTATTGTTTCAGTAATAGCTCTTCCGTGCATTATTTTAGTGACGGGTACTTTTATTTGGATTAGAAGAAAAAAACTATGA
- a CDS encoding ABC transporter permease subunit, with protein MGVTASIVKKEIKSYFTSPIAYVVIAVFSVMNGFVFFNYLSEFNMKVIQFLQIKIKYPELSAELSINDWVLTPLFSNLSMLLLLLMPTVSMRLFAEEKRSGTFELLMTSPVTTLQIMLGKFFSCLFFYAVMLLTTIQYPLILFSFGNPDIKPVLISYLMLFLLGAAFIAVGMVASSLTENQIIAAITSFGVLLIFWLVGWLGENIGGKAGEVISFFSLFIHLGDSLQGVLDTRDVVFYLSFIFFGLYVTYEALDSERWR; from the coding sequence ATGGGTGTAACAGCATCCATAGTAAAAAAAGAAATAAAATCTTATTTTACCTCTCCAATTGCCTATGTGGTGATTGCGGTGTTTTCAGTGATGAATGGTTTTGTTTTTTTTAATTACCTTTCTGAGTTCAATATGAAGGTTATACAGTTCTTACAGATTAAAATTAAATATCCTGAACTGTCGGCAGAGTTAAGCATAAATGACTGGGTATTGACTCCTCTTTTCAGCAACCTCAGCATGCTGCTGCTTCTGCTTATGCCGACAGTTTCCATGAGACTTTTTGCCGAGGAGAAACGTTCCGGTACATTTGAGCTTCTCATGACTTCGCCTGTAACAACTCTGCAGATAATGCTTGGAAAGTTTTTTTCGTGTCTATTTTTTTATGCTGTAATGCTTCTTACAACCATCCAGTATCCACTTATACTTTTCAGCTTCGGAAACCCTGATATAAAGCCAGTTCTTATATCCTATCTTATGCTCTTTCTTCTGGGGGCTGCATTCATTGCGGTCGGAATGGTAGCTTCAAGTCTGACTGAGAATCAGATAATTGCCGCTATAACAAGTTTTGGCGTGCTCCTGATATTCTGGCTCGTGGGATGGCTTGGTGAAAATATCGGCGGCAAGGCTGGAGAGGTCATTTCGTTTTTTTCCCTATTTATACATCTCGGCGATTCATTGCAGGGAGTATTAGATACAAGGGATGTGGTTTTCTATCTGAGTTTTATTTTTTTTGGTCTTTATGTGACATATGAAGCGCTTGATTCCGAGAGGTGGAGATAA
- a CDS encoding Hsp20/alpha crystallin family protein → MAIVRWDPFRDMVTIRDRMNKLFDDVFSKSDLTKEHDLDGLWSPSVDIYETDESVVLKAELPEVEEKDIEIKLEDNVLTLKGERKLEKEAKKENYYRMERAYGAFSRAFSIPSRVDQENVTANFKDGVLKITMSKKKEAQEKKIEISSK, encoded by the coding sequence ATGGCGATTGTAAGATGGGATCCCTTCAGGGATATGGTTACAATAAGGGACAGAATGAATAAACTTTTTGATGATGTTTTCTCAAAGTCTGATTTAACGAAAGAGCATGATCTTGACGGACTTTGGAGTCCATCTGTTGATATTTATGAAACTGATGAAAGTGTTGTATTGAAGGCTGAGCTTCCGGAAGTGGAAGAAAAAGATATAGAGATAAAGCTTGAGGACAATGTGCTTACATTGAAAGGTGAGAGGAAGCTTGAAAAGGAAGCTAAGAAAGAAAATTATTATCGCATGGAAAGGGCATATGGGGCATTTTCCAGAGCCTTCAGCATCCCTTCAAGGGTTGACCAGGAAAATGTGACTGCAAATTTCAAAGATGGAGTTCTGAAAATAACAATGTCCAAGAAAAAAGAAGCACAAGAGAAAAAAATTGAAATCAGTTCCAAATAA
- the dnaJ gene encoding molecular chaperone DnaJ produces the protein MAKKDYYEVLGVKKGASNSDIKKAYRKLARKHHPDVNPGSKASEDKFKEISEAYEVLNDPEKKKKYDMLGHQAFGGGFDPFSARQGRGGPGNVNPMDFDFGEGFVSDIFSEMFGGTRPEQQRGRGPVRGNDIQYPMEISFEDTIRGLTTTLEIRKNDRCSDCGGSGAQPGTSPSVCSECGGSGKIRTGRGLFTVTQTCRRCGGVGKYNTAMCHHCSGTGMVQKTERISVKIPPGVDNGSKIRLTGKGEPGLMGGPNGDIYIITKVRPHKFFERKGDNIYCIVPITVSEAALGAKITVPTVDGKAEMKIPQSTQSGQKFRLSGKGVPSLKSGQRGDQFVEVKIVIPQNLDEKSKDILKEFSEHTRFNPRDSII, from the coding sequence ATGGCAAAAAAAGATTACTATGAAGTTTTGGGGGTCAAAAAGGGTGCTTCAAACAGTGACATAAAGAAAGCATACAGGAAGCTTGCGAGAAAACACCATCCTGATGTTAATCCCGGAAGTAAAGCTTCAGAGGATAAGTTTAAAGAGATTTCTGAGGCCTATGAGGTGCTGAATGACCCTGAAAAAAAGAAAAAGTACGACATGCTGGGTCATCAGGCTTTTGGCGGCGGTTTTGATCCTTTTTCTGCGAGGCAGGGGAGAGGTGGCCCGGGGAATGTAAATCCCATGGATTTTGATTTTGGTGAAGGTTTTGTTTCAGATATTTTTTCCGAGATGTTTGGCGGTACACGCCCTGAGCAGCAAAGAGGAAGAGGCCCTGTAAGGGGAAATGATATCCAATATCCAATGGAAATAAGTTTTGAAGATACCATCAGGGGACTTACCACTACTCTGGAGATAAGGAAAAATGACAGGTGTTCGGATTGCGGGGGTTCAGGTGCCCAACCCGGAACTTCTCCATCAGTTTGTTCTGAATGCGGAGGGAGCGGAAAGATAAGGACAGGCAGAGGTTTGTTTACGGTCACCCAGACCTGTAGACGATGCGGAGGGGTCGGTAAATATAATACTGCTATGTGCCATCATTGTTCAGGAACCGGAATGGTTCAAAAGACTGAAAGAATATCAGTGAAGATACCCCCTGGCGTTGACAATGGTTCCAAAATCAGGCTTACAGGAAAAGGTGAACCCGGGCTTATGGGCGGCCCCAATGGTGATATTTATATTATTACAAAAGTAAGGCCTCATAAATTTTTTGAAAGAAAAGGGGATAACATTTACTGTATTGTCCCCATAACCGTGTCTGAGGCTGCGCTTGGTGCTAAGATTACCGTTCCCACAGTGGACGGCAAGGCGGAGATGAAAATACCTCAAAGCACGCAAAGCGGGCAGAAATTCAGACTTTCCGGGAAAGGTGTACCAAGCCTCAAAAGCGGACAAAGAGGGGACCAGTTCGTGGAAGTTAAGATTGTTATTCCTCAGAACCTTGATGAGAAGTCAAAGGACATTCTTAAGGAATTTTCAGAGCACACAAGATTTAACCCCAGAGATAGTATTATTTAG
- a CDS encoding ATP-binding cassette domain-containing protein: protein MIEVRGLTKFYRTIMGVDNISFSIGKGDIVGFLGPNGAGKTTTMRMLTCFIPPTSGTATIAGFDILKDPMEVKKRIGYLPETPPLYRDMTVESYLRYTGSLRGLVNKKLEDGIEYVVSKCGLKDVRRRLIGNLSKGFRQRVGLAQALIHDPEVLILDEPTVGLDPKQITDIRMLIKELAGERTVILSTHILPEVTMTCNKVIIINKGKIIATDSYEDISKHLRKSEKIELLLSSPPQDAEKELEKIEGVVLVSRLTSEEGRFLIEVAPESDIRENLVIACVNKGYGLKEIKKVSLSLEDVFLGLVTDEKEI from the coding sequence ATGATAGAGGTAAGAGGACTTACTAAGTTTTATCGAACTATCATGGGAGTTGACAATATTTCATTTTCCATAGGGAAGGGAGATATTGTGGGGTTCCTTGGCCCTAATGGTGCAGGGAAAACCACTACCATGAGGATGCTCACCTGCTTTATTCCGCCTACTTCGGGAACTGCCACTATAGCCGGATTTGATATTTTGAAGGATCCCATGGAGGTGAAAAAAAGGATCGGATATCTTCCTGAAACACCTCCTCTTTATAGAGATATGACTGTTGAGTCTTACCTCAGGTATACGGGAAGCCTGCGCGGACTTGTGAATAAAAAATTGGAAGATGGTATTGAATATGTAGTTTCGAAATGCGGGCTTAAAGATGTAAGAAGAAGGCTTATAGGGAACCTCTCAAAGGGATTCAGGCAGAGGGTTGGCCTTGCCCAGGCTCTCATACATGACCCTGAAGTTCTTATCCTTGATGAGCCTACAGTCGGGCTTGATCCAAAACAGATAACAGATATCCGTATGCTTATAAAAGAACTTGCAGGAGAAAGAACAGTCATACTGAGTACGCATATTCTTCCCGAGGTTACAATGACGTGCAACAAGGTTATAATTATAAACAAGGGTAAGATTATTGCCACAGATAGCTATGAAGATATTTCAAAACATTTGAGAAAATCTGAAAAAATAGAATTGCTTCTTTCCTCTCCCCCTCAGGATGCGGAAAAAGAGCTTGAAAAAATAGAAGGTGTGGTTTTGGTTTCCCGCCTCACCAGCGAAGAAGGGCGTTTCCTGATTGAGGTTGCCCCAGAATCTGACATAAGGGAAAATCTGGTTATAGCCTGTGTTAATAAAGGATATGGACTTAAAGAAATAAAGAAGGTTTCTTTAAGTCTGGAGGATGTATTCCTGGGTCTTGTTACTGACGAGAAGGAGATTTGA